One genomic segment of Kiritimatiella glycovorans includes these proteins:
- the larB gene encoding nickel pincer cofactor biosynthesis protein LarB — protein sequence MDEQTWRDWLERFKRGDLGEDDLLARLRKMPFEDLGFARLDHHRGLRIGFPEVVFCQGKTIEHIRGIFRAMATEHDRLLLTRAGPEVYEALKADDPALVHYPDARIVALERKPVEPRGRVGVISAGTADAAVAEEAAVTAEHCGCAVERVYDAGVAGLHRLTAHLDLIRSAVCLVVVAGMEGALPSVVGGLAPCPVIAVPTSIGYGTHGGGLVPLFGMLNSCASNVTVVNIDNGFSGGYNAALINRAAERRG from the coding sequence ATGGACGAACAGACCTGGCGCGACTGGCTGGAGCGGTTCAAGAGAGGCGACCTGGGCGAGGACGATCTTCTGGCGCGTCTGCGCAAGATGCCGTTCGAGGATCTGGGATTCGCGCGGCTGGATCATCACCGCGGCCTGCGAATCGGCTTTCCGGAAGTGGTGTTCTGTCAGGGCAAGACGATCGAGCACATACGGGGAATCTTCCGCGCCATGGCGACGGAACACGATCGGCTGCTGCTGACCCGCGCCGGTCCCGAGGTATACGAGGCGTTGAAGGCCGACGATCCCGCCCTGGTGCACTATCCCGACGCGCGCATCGTGGCGCTGGAACGCAAACCGGTCGAACCCCGGGGCAGGGTCGGGGTGATCTCGGCGGGCACGGCGGACGCGGCCGTGGCTGAGGAGGCCGCGGTCACGGCGGAGCACTGCGGGTGCGCGGTGGAGCGGGTCTATGATGCCGGCGTGGCGGGACTGCACCGCCTCACCGCCCACCTCGACCTCATCCGGTCGGCGGTCTGCCTGGTGGTGGTCGCAGGCATGGAGGGCGCCCTGCCCTCCGTGGTCGGCGGGCTCGCGCCCTGCCCGGTGATCGCCGTCCCGACGAGCATCGGCTACGGCACACACGGCGGCGGGCTGGTGCCGCTGTTCGGGATGCTCAACTCCTGCGCCTCGAACGTAACTGTGGTCAACATCGACAACGGGTTCAGCGGCGGATACAACGCGGCGCTGATCAATCGCGCGGCAGAGCGCCGGGGTTAA
- the secA gene encoding preprotein translocase subunit SecA: protein MLNLIMKKMLGTKNERDLRKLRPLIDEINAHEEKLQSLTDAEVQAKTDEFRRRLDGGETVDDLMSEAFAVVKNACRRLCGRSFDVCGRETEWAMVPFDVQLIGAIVLHQGRIAEMATGEGKTLVATMPVYLNALRGEGVHVVTVNDYLARRDAQWMGIIYEWLGLTVGCLQNQMRPEERRAQYECDVTYGTNSEFGFDYLRDNTAFQPEDIVQRRGHHYAIIDEIDSILIDEARTPLIISGPAPHSSGQQYQQLNPAVARLVRRQRELCTRLLKEARSLLEKGDDETAQLKLYQVRCGMPKNKQLLHIMEDARARKLVEQVEAQMLTDMRKDEARDLREELFFNIDEKGHDASLTEKGCAALNPDDPEMYVMPDLVSELAEVDSDESLDEAARLEKRQAIQQHFTERSERIHAVDQLIRAHCVYERDVNYVVQENRVQIVDEFTGRVMPGRRWSDGLHMAVEAKENVKIERETQTLASITIQNYFRMYDKLSGMTGTAETEAEEFHQIYGLDVAVIPTHRPCRRVDSNDMIYRTQREKFNALLQQIEACHNRKQPVLVGTISVETSELISRMLRRRNIPHNVLNAKNHQREAEIVANAGQPGAVTIATNMAGRGTDIKLGEGVVQIPRDVVTSDLKLEDKYDGPSLRKYLEEHPCGLCVIGSSRHESRRIDRQLRGRCARQGDPGMSFFYVSLEDDLMRLFGSDRMSRIMERLGIEEGEVLEHPWLNKSLQTAQKRVEQHNFAIRKRTLEFDDVMNKQREVIYELRRSVLFSDEPRNQIFDLVTDAVSDHVQALIDENTAAAREDFIRWVNESFPVGMQSGEIESYEDAEALTDFVMKRVRRAYEIKILQENPDALLRLERHIILSAVDEHWQEYLRSMDGLREGVNLRAYGQRDPLMEYKKEAYGMFSELMDRIKQDVGHNLFRSATSVEAIEQFLHNLPQMYVHQQSQALGSGGGDDRRTGGGSPGARPAPEPLPDEPPGGGGTSASAAPHIVTEKVGRNEPCPCGSGKKYKKCCGK, encoded by the coding sequence ATGCTGAACCTCATAATGAAAAAGATGCTGGGGACGAAGAACGAGCGCGACCTGCGCAAGCTGCGCCCCCTGATCGACGAAATCAACGCCCACGAGGAAAAGCTTCAGTCCCTCACGGACGCGGAGGTGCAGGCCAAAACGGACGAGTTCCGCAGGCGGCTTGACGGGGGCGAGACGGTCGACGACCTCATGAGCGAGGCCTTTGCGGTGGTCAAGAACGCCTGCCGCCGCCTCTGCGGACGGAGTTTCGACGTCTGCGGGCGCGAAACCGAGTGGGCCATGGTGCCCTTCGACGTGCAGCTCATCGGCGCGATCGTGCTCCATCAGGGCCGCATCGCCGAGATGGCCACCGGCGAGGGCAAGACGCTCGTCGCCACCATGCCCGTCTACCTCAACGCCCTGCGCGGAGAAGGGGTGCACGTGGTCACGGTCAACGACTACCTCGCCCGCCGCGACGCGCAGTGGATGGGGATCATCTACGAGTGGCTCGGCCTGACGGTGGGCTGCCTGCAGAACCAGATGCGTCCCGAGGAGCGGCGTGCGCAGTACGAGTGCGACGTCACCTACGGCACCAACTCGGAGTTCGGCTTCGACTACCTGCGCGACAACACCGCCTTTCAGCCCGAGGACATCGTCCAGCGCCGCGGCCATCACTACGCGATCATCGACGAGATCGACAGCATCCTGATCGACGAGGCCCGCACGCCGCTGATCATCTCCGGACCCGCCCCGCACTCCTCGGGACAGCAGTACCAGCAGCTCAACCCCGCCGTTGCGCGGCTCGTCCGCCGTCAGCGCGAACTCTGCACCCGGCTGCTCAAGGAGGCGCGCTCGCTGCTGGAGAAGGGCGACGACGAGACCGCGCAGCTCAAGCTCTACCAGGTCCGCTGCGGGATGCCCAAGAACAAGCAGCTCCTGCACATAATGGAGGACGCCCGCGCCCGCAAGCTGGTCGAGCAGGTCGAGGCCCAGATGCTCACCGACATGCGCAAGGACGAGGCGCGCGACCTGCGCGAGGAGCTGTTCTTCAACATCGACGAAAAGGGCCACGACGCCAGCCTCACCGAGAAGGGCTGCGCGGCGCTCAATCCCGACGACCCCGAGATGTACGTCATGCCCGACCTCGTCTCCGAGCTGGCCGAGGTCGACAGCGACGAATCGCTCGACGAGGCCGCCCGCCTGGAGAAACGCCAGGCGATTCAGCAGCACTTCACCGAACGCAGCGAGCGCATCCACGCCGTCGACCAGCTCATCCGCGCGCACTGCGTCTACGAGCGCGACGTGAACTATGTCGTCCAGGAAAACCGCGTCCAGATCGTCGACGAGTTCACCGGCCGCGTCATGCCCGGCCGCCGCTGGAGCGACGGTCTGCACATGGCAGTCGAGGCCAAGGAGAACGTGAAGATCGAGCGCGAGACGCAGACGCTCGCGAGCATCACGATCCAGAACTACTTCCGGATGTACGACAAGCTCTCGGGCATGACCGGCACCGCGGAGACGGAGGCCGAGGAGTTTCACCAGATCTACGGGCTGGACGTGGCGGTGATTCCCACCCACCGTCCCTGCCGCCGGGTGGATTCCAACGACATGATCTACCGCACCCAGCGCGAGAAATTCAACGCCCTGCTCCAGCAGATCGAGGCCTGCCACAACCGCAAACAGCCCGTGCTCGTGGGCACGATCTCGGTCGAGACCTCCGAACTGATCAGCCGGATGCTGCGCCGGCGCAATATCCCGCACAACGTGCTCAACGCCAAGAACCACCAGCGCGAGGCGGAGATCGTGGCCAACGCCGGTCAGCCCGGCGCAGTGACCATCGCCACCAACATGGCCGGACGCGGCACGGACATCAAGCTCGGCGAGGGCGTGGTGCAGATTCCGCGCGACGTCGTCACTTCCGACCTCAAGCTCGAGGACAAGTACGACGGACCGTCGCTGCGGAAGTATCTCGAAGAGCACCCCTGCGGGCTGTGCGTGATCGGATCCTCGCGCCACGAATCGCGCCGTATCGACCGTCAGCTCCGGGGGCGCTGCGCACGGCAGGGCGACCCGGGGATGTCGTTCTTCTATGTTTCGCTGGAGGACGACCTTATGCGCCTGTTCGGTTCCGACCGCATGTCGCGGATCATGGAGCGCCTCGGCATCGAGGAGGGCGAAGTCCTCGAACACCCCTGGCTGAACAAGTCGCTGCAGACCGCGCAGAAACGGGTCGAACAGCACAACTTCGCCATCCGTAAACGGACGCTGGAGTTCGACGACGTGATGAACAAGCAGCGCGAGGTCATTTATGAACTTCGGCGCAGCGTCCTGTTCAGCGACGAGCCGCGCAACCAGATTTTCGACCTCGTGACCGACGCCGTGTCCGATCATGTTCAGGCGCTGATCGACGAAAACACGGCGGCGGCGCGCGAGGACTTCATCCGCTGGGTCAACGAGAGTTTCCCGGTGGGCATGCAGTCCGGCGAGATCGAGTCCTATGAGGACGCGGAGGCGCTGACGGACTTCGTGATGAAGCGCGTCCGCCGCGCCTACGAGATCAAGATTCTGCAGGAGAATCCCGACGCCCTGCTGCGCCTCGAGCGGCATATCATCCTGAGCGCGGTCGACGAACACTGGCAGGAGTACCTGCGCAGCATGGACGGCCTGCGTGAGGGCGTGAACCTGCGCGCCTACGGTCAGCGCGACCCGCTGATGGAGTACAAGAAAGAGGCCTACGGGATGTTCTCGGAGCTGATGGACCGGATCAAGCAGGACGTGGGCCACAACCTGTTCCGCTCGGCGACGTCCGTCGAGGCGATCGAACAGTTCCTGCACAATCTCCCGCAAATGTACGTCCACCAGCAGAGCCAGGCCCTGGGATCGGGCGGAGGGGACGACCGCCGCACCGGCGGAGGGAGTCCGGGCGCCCGGCCCGCGCCGGAGCCGCTTCCCGATGAACCGCCGGGCGGCGGCGGAACCTCGGCGTCGGCCGCGCCGCACATCGTGACGGAAAAGGTGGGCCGCAACGAACCCTGCCCCTGCGGAAGCGGCAAAAAGTACAAGAAGTGTTGCGGAAAATAG
- a CDS encoding transposase yields the protein MGIFYPHFSKPKQRFIEQMIFGLLAGKDVKLSTLSRKLDEPVQLKKTEARLSRHLNAPGMDQAINKEIASSASRKIHKDTLIILDPSDIRKNYAEAMPFLGRVRDGSTGQIVNGYWSCLAVACEVGKRRMLPLHHRLWSAEAPDFISENHQLREIINMISRAVSRRGIYVIDRGGDRCKIYNHLLRNHWRFIIRLTGSRHLRYRGKNSRALDLAESCPMLYRDQLVKETREGEKTYQIEYGFRRVRMPGKKPWLYLIVVKGFGRKPMMLLTTEEVTKSRKSIWFIVEGYISRWLVEDALRFIKQSYKLEDVRVLSYQRLQNMMALVLAAIYFSAVWLGSSVKLAVLSAYAIKASKRFFGIAEFHYYALADGIAALLSRIGASRSPHPRSPPVSSFPQTWFPGFG from the coding sequence ATGGGGATATTTTATCCCCACTTTTCGAAACCGAAACAGCGGTTCATAGAGCAAATGATCTTCGGGCTGCTGGCGGGCAAGGATGTGAAGCTGAGCACCCTATCGCGTAAGCTTGATGAGCCGGTCCAATTAAAGAAGACCGAGGCGCGGTTGTCTCGCCACCTGAACGCCCCGGGTATGGATCAGGCGATCAACAAAGAGATCGCATCCTCCGCCTCGCGCAAGATACACAAAGACACGCTGATCATTCTGGACCCGAGTGATATCCGGAAGAACTACGCCGAAGCGATGCCCTTTCTTGGCCGGGTGCGTGACGGCAGCACGGGGCAGATCGTCAACGGGTACTGGAGCTGCCTGGCCGTGGCCTGTGAAGTGGGCAAGCGCCGCATGCTGCCGCTGCATCATCGCCTGTGGTCGGCCGAAGCTCCGGACTTTATCAGTGAGAACCACCAGTTGCGGGAGATCATCAACATGATCAGCCGGGCGGTCTCTAGACGAGGCATCTACGTGATCGACCGCGGCGGCGACCGCTGCAAGATCTATAACCACCTTCTCCGTAATCATTGGCGATTTATCATCAGGCTGACGGGCAGCCGCCATCTGCGCTATCGCGGCAAGAACAGCCGGGCCCTGGATCTGGCGGAGAGTTGCCCCATGCTCTATCGCGATCAGCTCGTCAAAGAGACTCGCGAAGGCGAGAAGACTTATCAGATCGAGTACGGTTTCCGGCGAGTCAGGATGCCGGGGAAGAAACCCTGGCTTTACCTGATCGTGGTCAAAGGCTTTGGCCGGAAGCCCATGATGCTGCTGACCACCGAAGAGGTGACGAAGAGCCGCAAGTCGATATGGTTCATCGTTGAGGGCTATATTTCACGCTGGCTCGTAGAAGACGCCCTCCGCTTTATCAAGCAGAGCTACAAGCTCGAAGACGTCCGCGTCCTCTCGTACCAGCGCCTCCAGAACATGATGGCGCTCGTGCTTGCCGCGATCTACTTCTCGGCGGTCTGGCTGGGCAGCTCGGTAAAACTGGCCGTTCTCTCGGCCTATGCCATCAAGGCCTCAAAACGCTTCTTCGGTATCGCAGAGTTCCACTATTACGCGCTCGCCGATGGCATCGCCGCTCTTCTCTCCCGCATCGGCGCATCGCGCAGCCCGCATCCCCGTTCGCCTCCTGTCTCAAGCTTCCCGCAAACGTGGTTTCCGGGGTTCGGCTGA